From Granulicella sp. WH15, the proteins below share one genomic window:
- a CDS encoding penicillin-binding protein, which translates to MLQIFQHKMWEQRAARQQQGAFEVAPRRGVLYDRNLKELAMTVLVDSVYAVPSELGDNRGNAAEILSKIVHTDPTDNFTSEHQMLARFNASRGFAWVGRRLNPDIVNRVRELNLKGVYFQKEFKRFYPNNELAAQVLGYVGTDDAGLGGLERQFDFEMHGEPGHMLTALDAKRHVLGSVENEPQAGENLVLSIDANIQYMAERALDEQVAKVKAAHGTIVVQDPHTGQILALAVSPRFNPNDSKHMDSSVLNNLAVSDVYEPGSTFKLVTYSAALDAAGVEPTDIVDCQGGAMTMFGRTLHDDKSDHFGRVTVQYALEHSSDVGAAKMALKLGSNKFYEYMKGFGFGERSGIELPSETRGLLRPPHKWGSTSILSLSIGQEVGVTPVQLVTMVSAIANGGEYIPPHILLQSTDEMKGDPRLKPAAFHPVYQLPEKLPDGSHRVIKELTAAKMRSMMQGIVTEGTGKAAQLNGYSSAGKTGTAQKIDPATRTYSHTKLVASFAGFAPVSSPAISVAVVIDTPTVGTGYGSTVSAPVFHEVAQEVLEYLGVPHDQPLKTSKEMLAVAKTDAHDDMPSDSGADLNAMFAEVNSLPADDPLRTAATQPTEPTPAVAEKNAPAKPTVPSPIEKLSSSVLSAFAANTRKDAAATDATARAALVAPKVTPTVSPKSNGGVVVDSATRVAVPSFQGSALRAVIEKAGNAGLRVQPVGSGLATEQAPAAGTMVPSGTEVVVRFSR; encoded by the coding sequence TTGTTACAAATTTTCCAGCACAAGATGTGGGAGCAGCGTGCGGCGCGCCAGCAGCAGGGTGCGTTTGAGGTTGCACCGCGGCGCGGAGTGCTCTACGACCGTAACCTTAAAGAGCTGGCGATGACGGTCCTTGTGGACTCGGTCTACGCTGTCCCTTCTGAGCTGGGGGATAACCGCGGGAACGCCGCCGAGATTCTCTCGAAGATCGTCCACACCGACCCCACCGACAACTTCACCTCCGAGCACCAGATGCTGGCGCGCTTCAACGCCTCGCGCGGCTTCGCCTGGGTGGGTCGCCGGTTGAACCCCGATATCGTCAACCGCGTGCGCGAGTTGAACCTGAAGGGTGTCTACTTCCAGAAGGAGTTCAAGCGCTTCTATCCGAACAACGAGCTGGCCGCTCAGGTGCTGGGTTATGTGGGCACCGACGACGCCGGACTCGGCGGGCTGGAGCGGCAGTTCGACTTCGAGATGCACGGCGAGCCAGGGCACATGCTTACCGCGCTCGACGCCAAGCGCCACGTGCTGGGCAGCGTGGAGAACGAGCCGCAGGCAGGCGAAAATCTTGTGCTTTCCATTGACGCCAACATTCAGTACATGGCCGAGCGCGCGCTCGACGAGCAGGTGGCGAAGGTGAAGGCGGCGCACGGTACGATCGTGGTGCAGGACCCGCACACCGGGCAGATTCTCGCGCTCGCGGTCTCGCCGCGCTTCAACCCGAACGACTCGAAGCATATGGATTCGAGCGTGCTCAACAATCTTGCGGTGAGCGATGTGTACGAGCCGGGCTCGACCTTCAAGCTCGTCACCTACTCGGCTGCGCTTGACGCGGCGGGCGTGGAGCCGACCGATATCGTCGATTGCCAGGGTGGCGCGATGACGATGTTCGGGCGCACGCTGCACGACGACAAGTCCGATCACTTCGGCCGTGTGACGGTGCAGTATGCGCTCGAGCACTCGTCGGACGTGGGCGCGGCGAAGATGGCCCTGAAACTCGGCTCGAATAAGTTTTACGAGTACATGAAGGGTTTTGGCTTCGGCGAGCGCAGCGGCATCGAGCTGCCCAGCGAGACGCGTGGGCTGCTGCGTCCGCCGCATAAGTGGGGCTCGACCAGCATCCTCTCGCTCTCGATCGGGCAGGAGGTTGGCGTCACGCCGGTGCAACTTGTCACCATGGTGAGCGCTATCGCCAACGGCGGCGAGTATATCCCGCCGCACATTTTGTTGCAGTCCACCGATGAGATGAAGGGCGATCCGCGGCTGAAACCTGCGGCGTTTCATCCCGTGTATCAACTGCCGGAGAAGCTGCCCGACGGTTCGCACCGCGTCATCAAGGAGCTGACGGCGGCAAAGATGCGCTCGATGATGCAGGGCATCGTGACCGAGGGCACGGGCAAGGCGGCGCAGCTCAACGGTTATAGCTCAGCGGGCAAGACGGGCACGGCGCAGAAGATTGATCCGGCCACGCGTACCTATTCGCACACCAAGCTGGTGGCCAGCTTTGCAGGATTCGCGCCGGTCAGCTCTCCGGCAATCTCGGTGGCGGTGGTGATCGACACGCCAACGGTGGGGACCGGATATGGTTCAACCGTCTCGGCCCCTGTTTTTCATGAGGTCGCGCAGGAGGTGCTCGAGTACCTCGGCGTGCCGCACGATCAGCCGCTCAAGACCAGCAAGGAGATGCTGGCTGTAGCGAAGACCGATGCCCACGACGATATGCCGTCGGACAGCGGCGCGGACCTGAACGCGATGTTTGCGGAGGTAAATAGTTTACCGGCTGACGATCCGCTGAGGACTGCTGCGACTCAGCCAACAGAGCCGACCCCGGCTGTTGCGGAGAAGAACGCGCCCGCGAAGCCCACGGTTCCATCGCCGATTGAGAAGCTCTCTTCGAGCGTGCTCTCTGCATTCGCGGCGAACACCCGAAAGGACGCGGCCGCGACGGATGCAACAGCCAGGGCCGCACTGGTCGCGCCGAAGGTGACCCCGACGGTCTCGCCGAAGAGCAACGGCGGTGTCGTGGTCGATTCGGCCACTCGTGTTGCGGTCCCGTCGTTCCAGGGCTCCGCATTGCGGGCGGTCATTGAAAAGGCCGGCAACGCGGGCTTGCGAGTGCAGCCCGTGGGCAGTGGGTTGGCAACAGAACAAGCCCCCGCCGCAGGGACGATGGTGCCTAGCGGGACCGAGGTCGTTGTGCGCTTCTCGCGTTAG
- a CDS encoding ribbon-helix-helix domain-containing protein, with protein sequence MRTLVDIPEDDLNLLNQLSKAGDVPRAELVRQAIAHYLEPHRLAKKSSAFGLWADQPEDGLEFQKRLRDEW encoded by the coding sequence ATGCGAACCCTCGTCGATATCCCCGAAGATGACCTGAACCTGCTCAACCAGTTGAGCAAGGCTGGCGATGTTCCGCGCGCCGAGCTGGTCCGGCAGGCTATCGCCCACTATCTGGAGCCGCACCGTCTGGCAAAGAAGTCCAGCGCCTTCGGCCTGTGGGCCGACCAGCCGGAGGACGGCCTGGAGTTCCAGAAGCGGCTGCGCGACGAATGGTAG
- a CDS encoding cell division protein FtsL, with translation MAAIATGLDMTSAGRATRRRPETVAERNRELFEQQRRARRGPTPEVFFAKHLDNSRIVKLDDPERRKEMRSFAVMMSILFALVMIFVWQHFSAIEMGYQIEAQKQQVETMREQNRQLRLTEAQLSDPGRLDRMARQLGLDEPQPGQVVRPEGSMAAAVAQINTPGVPQRN, from the coding sequence ATGGCGGCGATAGCGACGGGTTTGGACATGACGAGTGCGGGACGGGCGACGCGGCGCCGTCCGGAGACCGTGGCAGAGCGCAATCGCGAGCTGTTTGAGCAGCAGCGGCGTGCGCGTCGCGGGCCGACGCCCGAGGTCTTCTTCGCCAAGCACCTGGACAACAGCCGCATTGTGAAGCTCGACGATCCCGAACGCCGCAAGGAGATGCGCAGCTTCGCGGTGATGATGAGCATCCTCTTCGCGCTGGTGATGATCTTCGTATGGCAGCACTTTTCGGCCATCGAGATGGGCTACCAGATCGAGGCGCAGAAGCAGCAGGTGGAGACGATGCGCGAGCAGAACCGCCAGCTTCGCTTGACGGAAGCTCAGCTCAGCGATCCCGGTCGTCTGGACCGGATGGCCCGTCAGCTTGGTCTCGACGAGCCCCAGCCTGGACAGGTGGTGCGCCCCGAAGGCTCGATGGCCGCTGCCGTAGCCCAGATCAACACCCCCGGAGTACCGCAGCGGAACTAG
- the murF gene encoding UDP-N-acetylmuramoyl-tripeptide--D-alanyl-D-alanine ligase — MKLTLGQIADWIHAEGDFTTDVEALGYSIDSRTINAGELYFAVTGERTDGHNYVEAALTNGAVAAVVSSHWLAPDELDPCKFLWVPEGEDSVLKAMQTLAREVRRHWGRRVIGITGSAGKTTTKEAVAQVLSARFNVLKSAGNLNNHFGVPLQLLRLEPEHEVAVIEMGMNHAGEIAALAKIAEPNWAVVSNVAPVHLEHFPEGIAGIAKAKYELVQALPPDGVAVLNGDDPYVAAFARGLGERAVLFGLQDGLEVRAEKVVEAGAEGMLFDVIAAGERAEVRLALLGRHNVYNALAAIAVGFRSGMGLAECAAAVGQMQPSEKRGAVVEWRGARIVNDSYNSNPVALNAMVDALMTMPAERHIVVAGEMLELGPDAATLHAACGRHMATSGVDLIVGVRGLASALVNAAAEAGVVAVFVESPAAAGGWMKENLRSGDAVLLKASRGVRLEGALAEL, encoded by the coding sequence ATGAAGTTGACGCTGGGCCAGATCGCCGATTGGATTCACGCTGAGGGCGACTTCACCACTGATGTTGAGGCGCTCGGTTACTCGATCGACTCGCGCACGATCAACGCGGGCGAGCTTTACTTTGCCGTCACCGGCGAGCGCACCGACGGGCATAACTACGTTGAAGCCGCGTTGACAAACGGGGCTGTAGCGGCGGTCGTCAGCTCACACTGGCTCGCGCCGGACGAACTCGACCCCTGCAAGTTCCTCTGGGTTCCCGAGGGTGAGGACAGCGTCCTCAAGGCCATGCAGACGCTGGCCCGCGAGGTCCGTCGGCACTGGGGCAGGCGTGTCATCGGCATCACTGGATCGGCGGGTAAGACCACGACCAAGGAGGCCGTGGCGCAGGTGCTCTCCGCTCGATTCAACGTGCTCAAGTCGGCGGGGAACCTGAATAATCACTTCGGCGTTCCTCTGCAACTGCTGCGGCTGGAGCCGGAGCACGAGGTTGCCGTGATCGAGATGGGCATGAACCACGCGGGCGAGATCGCGGCGCTGGCAAAGATCGCGGAGCCGAATTGGGCGGTTGTCAGCAACGTCGCGCCGGTTCATCTGGAGCACTTTCCCGAAGGCATTGCGGGCATCGCCAAGGCCAAGTACGAGCTGGTGCAGGCGCTGCCGCCCGATGGCGTAGCAGTGCTGAACGGCGACGATCCTTACGTGGCGGCGTTCGCGCGGGGATTAGGTGAGCGAGCTGTTCTGTTTGGTTTGCAGGATGGCCTCGAGGTGCGTGCGGAGAAGGTCGTCGAGGCCGGTGCGGAGGGGATGCTGTTTGATGTGATCGCCGCAGGCGAGCGGGCCGAAGTCCGGCTGGCTCTGCTGGGACGGCACAACGTCTACAACGCGCTGGCGGCGATTGCCGTGGGGTTCAGGAGCGGCATGGGGCTGGCCGAGTGCGCCGCTGCCGTCGGCCAGATGCAGCCCTCCGAGAAGCGCGGCGCGGTCGTCGAGTGGCGCGGGGCCAGGATTGTGAACGATAGCTATAACTCGAACCCGGTGGCCCTGAACGCGATGGTGGACGCGCTGATGACGATGCCTGCGGAGCGTCACATCGTGGTGGCGGGCGAGATGCTGGAGCTTGGTCCGGACGCTGCGACCCTGCACGCCGCTTGCGGGCGTCATATGGCAACGAGCGGCGTTGATCTGATCGTTGGCGTGCGCGGCCTTGCCTCTGCGCTGGTGAACGCTGCTGCGGAGGCTGGAGTGGTGGCGGTGTTTGTGGAATCGCCCGCGGCGGCGGGGGGGTGGATGAAGGAGAACCTTCGGTCAGGCGATGCGGTACTGCTGAAGGCTTCGCGCGGCGTGCGGCTCGAGGGCGCTCTGGCAGAGTTGTAA
- a CDS encoding type II toxin-antitoxin system VapC family toxin: protein MVGTSALFDTNILIDYLSGIEAARVEMDRYQSRAISIITWMEVMAGVKSEHEAETRVFLASFTILPITMATAERAIVMRRQPRMKLPNAMILASAELSDHLLITRNTRDFSTENPHVRIPYQL, encoded by the coding sequence ATGGTAGGCACCAGCGCCCTTTTCGATACCAACATCCTGATCGACTACCTGAGCGGCATAGAGGCCGCCCGCGTCGAGATGGACCGATACCAGAGCCGAGCCATCAGCATCATCACCTGGATGGAGGTGATGGCGGGAGTAAAGTCCGAGCACGAAGCTGAAACCCGCGTCTTTCTTGCCTCTTTCACGATACTGCCCATCACGATGGCGACCGCTGAGCGTGCCATCGTGATGCGCCGCCAGCCGCGGATGAAGCTGCCCAACGCCATGATCCTGGCGTCCGCCGAGTTGAGCGACCACCTGCTCATCACTCGCAACACGCGGGATTTTTCCACCGAAAACCCTCACGTACGTATCCCCTACCAGCTTTAG
- the murD gene encoding UDP-N-acetylmuramoyl-L-alanine--D-glutamate ligase, protein MELKKKRVLVVGLGKSGLAAALFLKARGAQVTVSDTRSASALAKDIPALLEVGIMVESGGHGLLTFRRQDLIVVSPGVPLDTPEVKQALAFGQTVIGELELASRFLEGRVVAITGSNGKTTTTTLVGKIFEDAGLPTLVGGNIGLPVIELIGESTPESWSVLEVSSFQLETVIEFKPKIAVVLNITPDHLDRHGSFANYAAAKTKITGQQDADDFLVLNAEDKATQMVAAKTKAQIFWFSATRQIKQGTFVHGESLFFKASETATPEPILPIAEIPLKGSHNVENVLAAVCAARLAGVPAESIRASVAAFHAVEHRLERVAKIADVEYYNDSKATNVDATMKAVASFAGGVHLILGGKDKDSDYTQLAPLLRERVRVVYTIGSAAQKIERELAGVVKIESAGTLDAALAKAAEAAVPGDVVLLAPACSSFDQFENYEHRGRVFRELVLAMKK, encoded by the coding sequence ATGGAACTGAAGAAGAAACGCGTACTGGTGGTGGGACTGGGGAAATCCGGGCTGGCGGCGGCCCTGTTTCTGAAGGCACGCGGCGCTCAGGTGACGGTGAGCGATACCCGCAGCGCGTCTGCGCTGGCCAAGGATATTCCGGCGCTGCTCGAGGTCGGCATCATGGTGGAGTCGGGCGGCCACGGTCTCCTGACCTTTCGTCGGCAAGACCTGATCGTGGTCTCGCCGGGCGTGCCGCTGGATACGCCCGAGGTGAAACAGGCGCTGGCCTTTGGGCAGACGGTGATCGGCGAGCTGGAGCTGGCGAGCCGGTTTCTGGAGGGGCGCGTGGTTGCCATCACCGGCTCGAACGGCAAGACGACCACGACGACGCTGGTGGGCAAGATATTTGAAGACGCGGGCCTACCGACGCTGGTGGGCGGCAACATCGGCCTGCCGGTGATCGAGCTGATCGGCGAGAGCACGCCCGAGAGTTGGAGCGTGCTCGAGGTCTCGAGCTTCCAACTGGAGACGGTGATCGAGTTCAAGCCGAAGATCGCTGTGGTGCTGAACATTACGCCGGACCACCTGGACCGGCATGGCAGCTTTGCGAACTACGCGGCGGCGAAGACAAAGATCACTGGACAGCAGGACGCCGATGACTTTCTCGTTCTAAATGCTGAAGACAAGGCGACCCAGATGGTCGCGGCCAAAACCAAGGCGCAGATCTTCTGGTTCAGCGCCACGCGGCAGATCAAGCAGGGTACGTTTGTACATGGCGAGAGCCTGTTCTTCAAGGCGTCCGAGACGGCCACGCCGGAGCCGATTCTGCCCATCGCGGAGATTCCGCTGAAGGGTTCGCATAACGTGGAGAACGTGCTGGCAGCGGTCTGCGCGGCGCGGCTCGCGGGCGTTCCCGCTGAGAGCATTCGTGCGTCGGTCGCGGCGTTTCACGCGGTTGAGCACCGGCTGGAGCGAGTGGCGAAGATCGCAGACGTGGAGTACTACAACGACTCGAAGGCCACCAACGTGGACGCGACCATGAAGGCGGTGGCCTCGTTCGCGGGCGGCGTTCACCTGATCCTCGGCGGCAAGGACAAGGACTCCGACTACACGCAGCTTGCGCCGCTGCTGCGCGAGCGGGTGCGCGTTGTTTACACGATAGGTTCGGCCGCGCAAAAGATCGAGCGCGAGCTGGCGGGAGTCGTGAAGATAGAGTCTGCGGGAACGCTGGACGCCGCGCTGGCAAAGGCTGCGGAGGCCGCTGTGCCGGGCGACGTAGTGCTTTTGGCCCCCGCGTGTTCGAGCTTCGACCAGTTCGAGAACTACGAGCATCGCGGTCGCGTCTTCCGTGAACTCGTGCTGGCGATGAAGAAGTAG
- the rsmH gene encoding 16S rRNA (cytosine(1402)-N(4))-methyltransferase RsmH: MPVLFEEVLEYLNVRPGGTYADATLGLAGHTSGIARRLGAAGRMICFDRDPEAMEKAKARMAEVAAELGSEMPTVEYQPRAFSEAHEAIEPGSLDGLLADFGVSSLQLDEAHRGFSFRSEGPLDMRMDTRSGETAGQVVNQEDENELADLIYEFGEERRSRRIARAIVRARPIETTAELARVISAAAPSMKGDKIHPATRTFQALRIRVNDELGEIRSLLESAGSLLKPGGRLVLISFHSLEDRLVKDSFKASKDAGVFEVLTKKPVVATEQEMLRNPRSRSAKLRAAEKLATTAGWKGDSGRRRR, translated from the coding sequence GTGCCGGTTCTTTTCGAAGAAGTTTTGGAGTACTTGAATGTGCGCCCCGGCGGAACCTACGCGGATGCAACGCTAGGTCTGGCGGGACATACGTCGGGCATCGCCCGCAGGCTGGGCGCGGCGGGCAGGATGATCTGCTTCGACCGCGATCCGGAGGCGATGGAGAAGGCGAAGGCCCGGATGGCCGAGGTCGCCGCCGAGCTGGGCAGCGAGATGCCGACGGTGGAGTATCAGCCGAGGGCTTTCTCGGAGGCTCACGAGGCCATCGAGCCGGGCAGTCTGGACGGCCTGCTGGCGGACTTTGGAGTGAGCAGCCTCCAACTGGACGAGGCGCACAGAGGATTCAGTTTTCGGTCGGAAGGCCCCTTGGATATGCGGATGGACACGCGCTCGGGGGAGACGGCCGGACAAGTGGTAAATCAGGAAGACGAAAACGAACTCGCCGACCTGATTTACGAATTCGGAGAGGAAAGGAGGTCGCGGAGAATCGCCAGAGCCATTGTGAGGGCCCGGCCGATAGAGACAACGGCAGAACTTGCCAGAGTGATATCGGCCGCGGCCCCATCAATGAAAGGCGACAAGATTCATCCGGCAACACGCACCTTTCAGGCACTTCGGATTCGCGTGAATGATGAGCTGGGAGAGATACGATCGCTGCTTGAGAGCGCGGGGTCTCTGTTGAAGCCGGGGGGAAGGCTGGTGTTGATCAGCTTCCACTCGCTGGAGGATCGCCTGGTAAAGGACTCCTTCAAAGCGTCGAAGGACGCAGGTGTTTTTGAGGTGCTGACGAAGAAGCCGGTCGTCGCCACCGAGCAAGAGATGTTGAGGAATCCGCGGTCGCGCAGCGCGAAGCTGAGGGCGGCGGAGAAATTAGCAACAACAGCGGGTTGGAAGGGCGACTCGGGCAGAAGAAGGAGATAA
- a CDS encoding UDP-N-acetylmuramoyl-L-alanyl-D-glutamate--2,6-diaminopimelate ligase: MRLDEAMRGVDAVGTGVPSYLEVNGVQYDSRRVVPGDIFVAMRGGATDGNRFIGTAIERGAVAVLTDSDELWKRPAMLYPGTPFYLMEHGRRALATVSANLFGHPEQALKISAVTGTNGKTTTAFLLEQMLRSAGRRCVLVGTIETHIGDEVRPSEHTTPESRDLLALFADGIRVGATEAVMEMSSHALEQERVWGLPVDVAIFTNLTQDHLDYHGTMQAYFEAKARLFAGVGAPPPRVAILNADDPDGGARLLQQNLSSGVMSYGMNAGEYRAERISLHAGRTEYLWKTPVGAVEIVSALTGRVNVYNLLAASCAALARGLSLEQIAEAARLLKPVPGRFETVANELGITVVVDYAHTDDALRNLIALARELVGNGRVITLFGCGGDRDRTKRPKMGRAAGEGSDLVVLTSDNPRTEDPAVILAEALAGVTETGAKYIVEPDRAKAIELAIHEARRGDIVLLAGKGHEKVQILNGVTVPFDDVAVAAAALQAH; this comes from the coding sequence ATGCGGCTGGATGAGGCAATGCGCGGGGTAGACGCGGTAGGGACTGGTGTTCCGTCCTATCTTGAAGTGAACGGCGTCCAATACGACTCCCGCCGCGTTGTGCCGGGAGATATTTTTGTAGCGATGAGGGGTGGGGCCACGGACGGCAACCGCTTCATTGGCACGGCCATCGAGCGCGGTGCCGTTGCTGTGCTCACCGACTCGGACGAACTGTGGAAACGTCCTGCGATGCTCTATCCAGGCACTCCCTTTTACCTGATGGAGCATGGCCGCCGCGCGCTTGCTACTGTTAGCGCTAACCTCTTCGGCCATCCTGAACAGGCGCTCAAAATCAGCGCGGTCACCGGCACCAACGGCAAGACGACGACGGCCTTTCTGCTAGAGCAGATGCTGCGCAGCGCGGGTCGCAGGTGCGTGCTGGTCGGGACCATCGAGACCCACATCGGCGATGAGGTCAGGCCCAGCGAGCACACCACTCCCGAGAGCCGCGATCTGCTGGCCTTGTTTGCCGATGGAATACGCGTGGGCGCGACCGAGGCGGTGATGGAGATGTCCAGTCACGCGCTCGAGCAGGAGCGTGTTTGGGGGCTGCCAGTGGATGTGGCCATCTTTACCAACCTGACCCAGGATCATCTTGATTATCACGGCACGATGCAGGCTTACTTCGAGGCCAAGGCCCGGCTGTTTGCAGGTGTTGGCGCTCCTCCTCCGCGTGTCGCGATCCTCAATGCAGATGATCCCGATGGCGGTGCTCGTCTCCTCCAACAGAACTTGTCTTCCGGCGTGATGAGCTATGGCATGAACGCCGGTGAGTATCGAGCTGAAAGAATCAGCCTGCACGCGGGACGCACTGAGTATCTATGGAAGACCCCGGTTGGCGCGGTCGAGATCGTCTCCGCTCTTACGGGGAGGGTGAATGTTTATAACCTGCTCGCTGCCTCTTGTGCGGCGCTTGCTCGAGGCCTCAGCCTTGAACAAATTGCAGAGGCAGCGCGTCTGCTGAAGCCGGTTCCGGGCCGCTTTGAGACGGTGGCTAACGAGCTTGGCATCACGGTGGTCGTGGACTATGCCCACACCGACGATGCGCTGCGCAACCTGATCGCTCTGGCGCGTGAGCTGGTGGGCAACGGCCGCGTCATCACGCTCTTCGGCTGCGGTGGTGATCGAGACCGCACCAAGCGTCCGAAGATGGGACGGGCAGCGGGTGAGGGTAGCGACCTCGTTGTTCTGACCAGCGACAATCCGCGCACGGAAGATCCGGCGGTCATTCTTGCTGAGGCGTTGGCAGGCGTGACAGAGACCGGCGCGAAGTACATCGTCGAGCCGGATCGCGCCAAGGCGATTGAGCTTGCGATTCACGAGGCTCGCCGGGGAGACATCGTGCTGCTCGCGGGCAAGGGGCACGAGAAGGTGCAGATATTGAATGGTGTGACCGTTCCCTTCGATGACGTGGCCGTCGCGGCTGCCGCGCTTCAAGCTCACTGA
- a CDS encoding DUF2127 domain-containing protein — protein sequence MSNSTEPVSAGSGTSRSGAHDRGLLMIGLFKLAKAIFFFCLGIGAFRLLHRDLTDEVMKLAVALRFDPEGRLAGLLLEQVDRIDAHRLREIGLATFAYSGLALTEGIGLLLEKVWAEYLTLILTVSFLPWELYELARRPNWMRLSLLLINLAVLAYLVWLLQRKKRSAERA from the coding sequence ATGAGCAATTCGACCGAGCCGGTTTCGGCTGGATCGGGGACGTCGAGATCGGGTGCGCACGACCGCGGGCTGCTGATGATCGGCCTGTTCAAGCTGGCCAAGGCGATCTTCTTTTTCTGCCTCGGCATTGGGGCCTTTCGCCTGCTGCACCGCGACCTGACCGACGAGGTGATGAAGCTGGCCGTGGCGCTGCGCTTCGACCCCGAGGGCCGTCTGGCCGGGCTGCTGCTCGAACAGGTGGACCGGATCGACGCGCACCGGCTGCGCGAGATCGGGCTGGCGACCTTCGCCTACTCCGGGCTGGCGCTGACTGAAGGGATCGGGCTGCTGCTCGAAAAGGTATGGGCCGAGTACCTGACGCTGATTCTGACGGTCTCGTTCCTGCCGTGGGAGCTTTACGAGCTGGCCCGCCGTCCCAATTGGATGCGGCTCTCGCTGCTGCTTATCAATCTGGCCGTGCTGGCCTACCTGGTGTGGCTGCTCCAGCGCAAGAAGCGCTCTGCCGAGCGGGCCTGA
- the mraY gene encoding phospho-N-acetylmuramoyl-pentapeptide-transferase, with amino-acid sequence MLYWLLYQKLFPYFRLFRIFRYLTFRTVGASLTALLIGLLLGPFVIERLREFQIGQYIREEGPQSHQKKGGTPTMGGVLICISIIIPTLMWSDLSNPLVWIVMLSTLAFAAIGFADDYTKVLHKHNQGLTGKQKLVLQFSVSALVAVALLLLEQRGRYSTRLMVPFAKRFRPDLVWQWMGHIPHMHWLAFLPFVVFVMLVVTFSSNAVNLTDGLDGLAIGCTIIAAAALTMLTYVSGHVVFSDYLELQRMPMVSELTVFCGAMVGGSIGFLWYNAHPAEVFMGDVGSLALGGAIGTVAVVIKQELLLPFIGGVFILEAMSVILQVGSYKLRNGKRIFKMAPLHHHFELLGWSESKVIARFWILALVFALFALTTLKLR; translated from the coding sequence TTGCTTTATTGGCTGCTCTATCAAAAGCTGTTCCCATACTTCCGGTTGTTCCGCATCTTCCGCTACCTCACCTTTCGCACGGTAGGCGCGAGCCTGACTGCGCTGCTGATCGGCTTGCTCCTTGGCCCATTCGTCATCGAGCGGCTGCGCGAGTTCCAGATCGGCCAGTACATCCGCGAAGAGGGGCCGCAGTCGCACCAGAAGAAGGGCGGCACGCCCACCATGGGCGGCGTCCTCATCTGCATCTCCATCATTATTCCGACGCTGATGTGGTCCGATCTCTCGAACCCGCTGGTGTGGATCGTGATGCTGTCCACGCTGGCCTTCGCGGCCATCGGCTTCGCGGACGACTACACGAAGGTGCTGCACAAGCACAACCAGGGCCTCACCGGAAAGCAGAAGCTGGTCCTGCAATTCTCCGTCAGCGCGCTGGTGGCGGTAGCGTTGCTGCTGCTCGAGCAGCGCGGCCGCTACTCCACGCGGTTGATGGTGCCGTTCGCCAAGCGCTTCCGCCCCGACCTCGTCTGGCAGTGGATGGGGCACATCCCGCACATGCACTGGCTGGCGTTCCTGCCCTTCGTCGTATTTGTAATGCTTGTAGTTACATTCTCGAGCAACGCCGTCAACCTGACCGACGGTCTCGACGGTCTCGCGATCGGATGCACCATCATCGCAGCCGCCGCGCTGACGATGCTCACCTACGTCAGCGGCCACGTCGTCTTCTCCGACTACCTGGAGCTGCAGCGGATGCCGATGGTCAGCGAGTTGACGGTTTTCTGCGGAGCCATGGTCGGCGGCAGCATCGGCTTCCTCTGGTACAACGCGCACCCGGCCGAGGTCTTCATGGGCGACGTCGGCTCGCTGGCGCTGGGCGGAGCCATCGGCACAGTGGCGGTGGTCATCAAGCAGGAGCTGCTGCTCCCCTTCATCGGCGGCGTCTTCATCCTCGAGGCGATGAGCGTCATTCTTCAGGTGGGAAGTTACAAACTGAGGAACGGCAAGCGTATCTTCAAGATGGCCCCGCTGCACCATCACTTCGAGCTGCTGGGCTGGTCGGAGTCGAAGGTGATCGCGCGGTTCTGGATCCTGGCGCTGGTCTTTGCGCTGTTCGCACTCACGACGCTGAAGCTGCGGTAG
- a CDS encoding division/cell wall cluster transcriptional repressor MraZ: MFRGNHPARVDEKGRLKMPAAYKSRVDEVYGNEFYITSTDGKRAQLYPLKEWEKKEEQLAKVPNSHPAKMKFLDVTSYYGQMAKMDEQGRLLLPQILRESAKVIGDVVVLGKMGILEVVNHDDFKGRLEEAPLTAEDMAALAEFGL; the protein is encoded by the coding sequence ATGTTTCGGGGAAACCATCCAGCGCGCGTGGACGAGAAGGGCCGGTTGAAGATGCCGGCTGCTTATAAGAGCCGCGTGGATGAGGTCTACGGGAACGAGTTCTACATCACCAGCACGGACGGCAAGCGGGCGCAGCTCTACCCGTTGAAAGAGTGGGAGAAGAAGGAAGAGCAGCTCGCAAAGGTGCCCAACTCCCACCCGGCCAAGATGAAGTTTCTGGACGTGACCAGCTACTACGGCCAGATGGCAAAGATGGACGAGCAGGGCCGGTTGCTTTTGCCGCAGATTCTGCGGGAGTCGGCCAAGGTGATCGGCGATGTGGTGGTGCTGGGCAAGATGGGAATCCTCGAGGTCGTGAACCATGACGACTTCAAGGGCAGGTTGGAAGAGGCTCCGTTGACGGCTGAGGATATGGCGGCTCTCGCGGAGTTTGGGCTCTAA